The DNA window TATCTTCTGCACGCCAGTTATGTTTATAAACGCGTAAAATATATTTCTTCGTTTTATTTTGAATGAGGTATGTATCATTAAAACCTCTTTTCAAAAAAGTGATAGAAGTGGTGCCGGGAAATGAATAGTTTTTGCAAATGAGTTCCTGCAATGCTTGGGTGGATAAGGAAGAATATTCTACAGGAAAAGCCATATACAAATGTACTATTTTACTGCTTACATACTAAACTGGTTTGTCTTCACGTTCTTGATTAATTTTCAAAAAAATGGATACTCTAAAAACTTCGCTCCGTTATAGCTTTCGTTTCCTTCTCGGACTTATTTTTTTTGTTTTGCTTTATTTGCTATTTGCTTGGCTCTTGCCATTTTGGAAAGTTAATTCTTCCTTTGCGCATGCACAGGATGGAATTGAGATTTATGTTCAATCCAATGGTGTGCATACAGATATTATTATGCCGATTCATTCCAAACAAATGCATTGGGATGAACCACTCCCTTTTTCTGATTTTAAAAATGTGAATTCAAATTATAACTATGTAGCAATGGGTTGGGGAGATAAAGGATTTTATTTGGATACACCTACATGGAACGATTTAACATTTTCTACTGCATTTAAAGCCGCTTTTGGATTGGGAACAACTGCTATGCATGTGACATATAAATATAGGACACCACAACTGAATGAGTCATGTAAAAAGATTGTTGTTACTGAAAAACAATATCAAAAGTTGGTGACAGTTATTCTTGAATCATTTGAGTTAAAAGATGGAAAACCGATTTGTATAAAACACCCCGGCTACACGCAACAAGATTGTTTTTACGAAGCCAACGGAAGTTACAGTATGTTTAAAACCTGCAATGTTTGGACAGGCAATTGTTTGTCTGCTGCAGAAGTTAAAATTGGAATTTGGACTCCATTAGAAAGTGGAGTGGTGCGGCATTTAGAATAACAGAACCCTGAGTTAGTTATTCAGGGTTCCGTCATAGAGTTCTTCTATTGCAGAATTATTTTTCCTGTGGCCAATAAATAATCATCACCTACAATTTTGTATATGTATATTCCATTGCCTAAATAATCTCTGGATAGCTGTGTTTCAGCATTTGTCAGTTCTTCGATGTGTTTTACTTCTCTGCCATTCACATCATACATTGTAAATGAAATTTTAGCGAAGGCATTTAAACTTTCAGGGCTAAAAGCAATTGTTGCATTTTCAACGATGGGATTCGGATATATTTTTAAGCTGGATTTAAATGCATCGATTACTTCAATTCCATTGAAGTTTGGATCATACATCCATAAATCTTTTGTTGTAAGTGAATCATACCCAGTCGCCACATAACCAAAGCTTCCGATTGTAAATCCAACAGCATTGGAACGAGCTGTTCCGGCAAAATTGACAATGCTTGACCATGTGTTGGTTAATGAATTGTATTTCCAAAAATCTTTTCTATTTGATAATGTATTGTCATATCCCGTTCCTACATAAGCATCTGTGCCGAGAACAAAACAGGTTGCTCCATAACGCGGTGTTCCTGCAAATGGGGCAATCGCAGTCCAGCTATTTGTAGTTGCTGAGTATTTAAAAAAATCACCCTTGAAAACACCGTCATCACCTGTTCCAACGTAGGCATTCGACCCAATTGTAAAAGCAACAGGCAATCTTCTTGCTGTTCCGGGAAAAGGAGCTTGAACAATCCAGCTATTGGTTGCAACATTGTACATCCATAAGTCATTTTTGAATCCTGTCGCATCTTGCCCACAAGCAATGTATCCGTTTCCGCCCAGTTCAAATCCGACAGCAGATCTTCTAGCAGTTCCACCAAAATTGGCTTTTTGTGTCCACGTATCTGTTCCCGCATCATATTCCCAACAATCTAAATTAAAAGGATTGGAACCTTGCCCGCAACATACATATCCCTTTGTTCCAATTACGAAAGAGGAAGCCGCATCGCGTGATAATCCCGAGCCAGAAACACCACCAATACTTGTGGTCGCAGTCCATGTATCGGATGTTGGAATGTAAACGCTGAAATTTCTTTTGTATGTTGAACTATCATATCCGGTTCCAAGGTAAGCTCCGGTACCAATTGTAAAAGCCACAGCAGCTGTTCTTGGTGATTGGTTATAGTCTGCTTTTCGGAACCACCATCCTTGGGCAAACGTTAAGGATGGAAGTAGTGTGAAAAGAATAAAGCTAAAAAGGAGATTAGACAATTTCATATGTATAAGAATTATTGTACAATTATTTTTTTAGAGGCAAGGATTCCATTTTTATTTTTAATGTTCAATGAATAGATTCCTTGATTCATCGTGTTTTTATAAATGGTAAATGAAGTTGTTTCAATGTCCGCTGTCGAAATTAACTTTCCTTGTATGTCAGTCAGTTCCCACGAAAGCGATTGCAATGAAATTTTATCAGATAAAATAACAGTTGCTTGTTCCGTCATTGGATTAGGATAAACAGTTGAAAAAACAATGTCGTTATATTCATCTATGCCAACAGGAATAGAAGGGAGGTACTCCCAAAAATCTCTTCTCGTGCCCGTTAAACCCTTACCGGTTCCTGCATACCCTTTTCCACTGATTGCAAATGCTCCAGCTGATCGTCTGGCACCACCGGGAAGTGAAGCTTTCGGAAACCAGTAGTCCAATGCAGCATCGTATTGCCATAATTCATCTTTATATCCTCCATCTGTTCCAAGTAACATATACCCTTTTCCACCAATTGTAAATGAACTGCATGAAAATCTTCCTGTACCCGGAAAGTTGTTTAGTGTCAGCCAGGTGTTTGTTGCTGGATCATATCTGTAAAAATCATTTACCAATATGTTTTCATCTGTTCCCGTTCCGCAATAAGCATAATTTCCAATCACAAATGCGATGGCACCATATCGTTTTGGACCGGGTAGGTCTGCTTTTTGCAACCAGGAGTTGGTGATGGGATCGTATTCCCATAAATTATCAGAGTAATTGGATGGACCATCTTTACCACAAAAGAAATAGCCTTTGCCTAACATTGAAAATCCTGTAGAATAATAGGTTCCCGTTCCTGAATTACCGGGAAAGGGTGCTTTGCTGGTCCATGAGTTTGTTCCCGGATTGTATTCCCAAAAATCGGATTGACGTGTGCCTAAAAATGCATCTGCATTATTTATTCCTGTTCCAACGTACGCTTTTGTTCCAATAACAAAACTTGCAGCATCTCTTCGAGCAACACCAGGGAAATTTGCTTTTTGTGTCCACGAATTTGTTCCCGGATCATATTCCCATAAATCATTCAACATTAAATTTAAGGTGTCTTGTCCCAAACCGATATAGCCTCTGCTGGCAATAGAGAAGCTAACACCACGTTCTCTTTTCGA is part of the Bacteroidota bacterium genome and encodes:
- a CDS encoding TIGR02117 family protein, with protein sequence MDTLKTSLRYSFRFLLGLIFFVLLYLLFAWLLPFWKVNSSFAHAQDGIEIYVQSNGVHTDIIMPIHSKQMHWDEPLPFSDFKNVNSNYNYVAMGWGDKGFYLDTPTWNDLTFSTAFKAAFGLGTTAMHVTYKYRTPQLNESCKKIVVTEKQYQKLVTVILESFELKDGKPICIKHPGYTQQDCFYEANGSYSMFKTCNVWTGNCLSAAEVKIGIWTPLESGVVRHLE
- a CDS encoding T9SS type A sorting domain-containing protein, which translates into the protein MKLSNLLFSFILFTLLPSLTFAQGWWFRKADYNQSPRTAAVAFTIGTGAYLGTGYDSSTYKRNFSVYIPTSDTWTATTSIGGVSGSGLSRDAASSFVIGTKGYVCCGQGSNPFNLDCWEYDAGTDTWTQKANFGGTARRSAVGFELGGNGYIACGQDATGFKNDLWMYNVATNSWIVQAPFPGTARRLPVAFTIGSNAYVGTGDDGVFKGDFFKYSATTNSWTAIAPFAGTPRYGATCFVLGTDAYVGTGYDNTLSNRKDFWKYNSLTNTWSSIVNFAGTARSNAVGFTIGSFGYVATGYDSLTTKDLWMYDPNFNGIEVIDAFKSSLKIYPNPIVENATIAFSPESLNAFAKISFTMYDVNGREVKHIEELTNAETQLSRDYLGNGIYIYKIVGDDYLLATGKIILQ
- a CDS encoding T9SS type A sorting domain-containing protein, yielding MSSQNIWSKRSSCGGSKRERGVSFSIASRGYIGLGQDTLNLMLNDLWEYDPGTNSWTQKANFPGVARRDAASFVIGTKAYVGTGINNADAFLGTRQSDFWEYNPGTNSWTSKAPFPGNSGTGTYYSTGFSMLGKGYFFCGKDGPSNYSDNLWEYDPITNSWLQKADLPGPKRYGAIAFVIGNYAYCGTGTDENILVNDFYRYDPATNTWLTLNNFPGTGRFSCSSFTIGGKGYMLLGTDGGYKDELWQYDAALDYWFPKASLPGGARRSAGAFAISGKGYAGTGKGLTGTRRDFWEYLPSIPVGIDEYNDIVFSTVYPNPMTEQATVILSDKISLQSLSWELTDIQGKLISTADIETTSFTIYKNTMNQGIYSLNIKNKNGILASKKIIVQ